The following DNA comes from Spirosoma linguale DSM 74.
ATTTCTGCATATAATCCGTCAACCCTGGCCCTGGTACGTAGCGGGGCCGCTCATCGGCTTTACCGTTCCAACGCTGCTACTGATGGGCAATAAGTCATTCGGCATCTCGTCGTCGCTTCGGCACATCTGCGCGGCCTGCCTGCCCGCTAACATTTCCTTTTTTCACTATGACTGGAAGAAAGAAGCTTGGAATTTATTTTTTGTGGCGGGTGTGCTACTGGGTGGCTTTATAGCCACCCGCTTTTTGGCCAACCCTGATTCGATGCGCCTAGCACCTCGGACCGTAGTGGCTTTACAGGCTCTGGGGATTCGGGATTTTTCGGGACTGATGCCCGCCGACCTATTCGCCCTGTCGAATCTGTTTACGCTCAAAGGGTTGTTCTTCAGCGTTATTGGGGGGTTGATGGTGGGCTTCGGAACCCGGTGGGCCGGAGGTTGTACATCGGGGCATGCCATCATGGGCCTCTCCAACCTGCAATGGCCATCATTGGTGGCGACAATTTGTTTTATGGTGGGCGGCTTTGTGATGACGCACCTCTTACTGCCGTTTATTTTCGCCTGGGTCAACTAAACCATCCTTCCCCTTGAATCAATCCTTTCCCCTAAAGCCGCGTTCATCGACTGTCCTGGGATCTCTCCACGAAGCGCCCGGGGCAAAAACTAAACCCGAAACGGGGCTTGCCAATCTAAAGTACCTGATTGTCGGTCTGCTGTTTGGCGTTGTCTTCGTCAAAGCTGAAATCATTTCCTGGTTCCGGATTCAGGAAATGTTTCGGCTTGATTCGTTTCACATGTACGGGGTTATCGGCAGTGCCGTTGTGGTAGGGCTCTTATCCGTACAACTCATTAAGCGCTTCGGTATCAAAACGATGACTGGCGAGCCGGTTCATATTGCGCCTAAGGTTTTTTACAAAGGCCAGATCTATGGCGGGCTTATTTTTGGCTTGGGTTGGGCCATTACCGGTGCATGTCCAGGCCCCTTATTCGCTCAGATTGGCAGTGGGTATGGCCTTGTGGCGGTTACACTGCTGAGTGCTATAGGAGGTACGTGGCTGTATGGCTACTTCCGGGAGAAACTGCCGCAGTAATAGGGTCGTTTACGTTTCCACACGGCGGTTTTCACGATTTATAGTATAACGGCCTGTCCTGGTTCGGTCAGGTAATGAAACTGAATACCTAATTTCTCAACGTAAGGCCCGTATGTTTCATACCGTTGCTGGAGAAAGAACGATTTGGCATACCCATCGTGAACGGGCAGGATCTGTTTGGGTTGCATCTGTTTGGCAAAATCGGCCACCACGAGCTCGGTCAGAAACGGAGCCATGACGGGCAGTACCAGCAACTCGATCCCCTTATAATTCAGTAGGATAGGAGAGAACGAATCTGCGGGATTGAGCACCTGATTGTCAATGACAAAAGCAAACATCTTAGGTAAGTGATCGTCCAAAACGGGCTCATGAGGAACCGATATCGCTTGTAGGGTAAACGGACCGAGTTGAAGGGTTCCTTCCTCAATAACCCGCACAGGTATTGCCTGCGGGTGGAGTTTATCGGCGACTTCCTGCGTCGAAAATACCTGGGTTCAACTCAAGTTGGAGATTTCAGAGGCATAGAGCAATGGTCCCGCTCCGGCGTACAGGCCGTGCGGTGGATTCCGTAGCATTTTGACCGGGTCACGCCAGACCGGGTCACGCCAGACCGGGTCACGCCAGACCGGGTCACGCCAGACCGGGTCACGCCAGACCGGGTCACGCCAGACCGGGTCACGCCAGACCGGGTCACGCTTGACAGCACCACGGTCAGTTTAACGTGAAATAAATAGCCGCCGTGGCGCGGTCCGTCATTTTTGAAATTGGGCGGCCCCGCGGGGTGGTCAGTTTCGCTGAAATCTTCAAGTTGTCAATTAAATGAGCTAAAAAATGCCTTAGAGTTAGTGAGTCTTTATACTGATTACAATCATTGGGTATAGCCGAGCAGGTGTGCCGCGGCAGACGGTCAGTGTCCAATTAGTTTAAATCCAACCCCTAATTTTTCAATAATAAATAAATTTTTTGAGACGAAACCAGATACCACTGTGGTAAAGCAGCGGGCGACAGCTGCCAACAAAACACTTGTAACCATGTAATCCAGTCCTTAATCCGTATCATCCAGCCAATGTGTTATGGCAAATTTGATGTCGCGCAGACAGACTTGCCGATTAACTTCGCTGCCCGCCGGGTAAGCCGTCGTTCTTTGGTGCCGAATGGATGTAACGCCTGACTGATTGATCGCCTGCTGGACGGGTTTTTCTATCGCCTTCATCAGCAGAAGCAAACTGGCGGGCTGGTAACTACGCAGCCGTTGACTCAGGGAGTCTATCGCTAGGTGACGATCATGCTGCCTTTGGCGTTTACTGGATGTATCGATGGGTTGCCAACTAAGATGATCCAGGTAGCAGCCCAAGGAGGCAAAAAAGTAAAGAAAGGCTTCCGTTGATGCAAAGGGCCCAAACACGTCCTTAAAGGCAGCATAGACAGTTCGGTATAGATTGGTGTTGCCCAAATAAAAATGCTTTTCGGTCGTGCCGGGGGCTTCGGCCACAAACAGAACGTTGATTCGGGCTGGTCTGTAGCGTTGATCGAACCGATTCCGATCAAACTCAGGAGTGGTCATTGTTTAAGTATTTATACTAAAAGGTGAGACGCACGGTTACGGAACTCCCGGCAAAAGATAAGTCGCCAGGCCGTAACGCGTTGATTCGGTTTTTAAAAAAAGACAGTTAACTAGATCGATTGGACAAAAATCGTACGTTGTCAACAACCTTAGGCGCACTGACAACGCACGATTTTTCTGGCTACAATCAAGTAGGATAACCTACCGGGTATGCCACTTAG
Coding sequences within:
- a CDS encoding protein of unknown function DUF395 YeeE/YedE (PFAM: protein of unknown function DUF395 YeeE/YedE~KEGG: dvl:Dvul_1597 protein of unknown function DUF395, YeeE/YedE); the protein is MEFLHIIRQPWPWYVAGPLIGFTVPTLLLMGNKSFGISSSLRHICAACLPANISFFHYDWKKEAWNLFFVAGVLLGGFIATRFLANPDSMRLAPRTVVALQALGIRDFSGLMPADLFALSNLFTLKGLFFSVIGGLMVGFGTRWAGGCTSGHAIMGLSNLQWPSLVATICFMVGGFVMTHLLLPFIFAWVN
- a CDS encoding protein of unknown function DUF395 YeeE/YedE (PFAM: protein of unknown function DUF395 YeeE/YedE~KEGG: tcx:Tcr_0170 hypothetical protein), which gives rise to MNQSFPLKPRSSTVLGSLHEAPGAKTKPETGLANLKYLIVGLLFGVVFVKAEIISWFRIQEMFRLDSFHMYGVIGSAVVVGLLSVQLIKRFGIKTMTGEPVHIAPKVFYKGQIYGGLIFGLGWAITGACPGPLFAQIGSGYGLVAVTLLSAIGGTWLYGYFREKLPQ